Proteins encoded together in one Astatotilapia calliptera chromosome 7, fAstCal1.2, whole genome shotgun sequence window:
- the LOC113026099 gene encoding uncharacterized protein K02A2.6-like has translation MVHAREQSGNDNLEAVLKKHSAVFSKELGTMKGIKARLTLRPDSVPKFCPPRNVPYALRPRVEAELKRLTELGVITPVEHSDWATPVVPVNKKDGSVRLCGDFKVTLNSQLCVDKYPLPRIEDLFASLAGGQHFSKLDLENAYLQMEVEEESKKLLTISTQKGLFRFNRLPFGVASSPALFQKAMDQVLLGLPYTHCYLDDILVSGPDKQTHLRTLKAVLGRLEDYGLRLKQEKCLFFQESVEYLGHIIDAAGLHKSPEKVRAVMEAPAPADVSQLRSFLGMLNYYGRFIPDLATVLKPLNELLSKEKKWQWTSACESAFQKAKERLASPKILTHYNPELPLRLACDASPYGVGAVLSHVMPDGQERPIAFASRTLSEAERNYAQIEREALAIVFGVRKFHQYLHGNKFTLLTDHRPLTSILSPVKGTPSMAAARMQRWALILSAHNFTLQYRKGAHHANADGLSRLPLPLAQKEKQGAVEVFYASQLDTLPVSVAEIRRDTLSDVTLSRVLEMVITGRFPATKDTDQELSPYLMRRHELTIQQGCLMWGWRVVVPPKLRSHVLKELHTAHPGMVRMKSLARSYVWWPGIDSQIELQAKACHSCQRVQKEPGLAPLHPWLWPSCPWERIHVDFAGPFESHMYLVVVDAHSKWPEVHIMDSTTAGKTIQVLRGLFSRHGIPHVLVSDNGPQFCSEEFRVFLKANGVKHIRSAPYHPATNGLAERFVQTFKHALKASRGTAPVQQRLDTFLLTYRNTPHATTRETPAILFIGRKLRSRLDFLKPSVAGAVRRSQDAQQQCRQQHSRDRRFTVGEPVLVRDYRKGEDKWTHGVVLEKTGPVSYKVNVGAQGVWKRHVDQMLTRPESVSQQVTVDPPTSSQMSPAQSGSDTMLYPCTTLQEETVEQVMGTTVPPDTPQSLKSSPTDCTQVTEPVRRYPVRVTKPPARYCDG, from the coding sequence ATGGTCCATGCCAGAGAGCAAAGCGGAAATGACAATCTGGAGGCTGTGCTAAAGAAACACTCTGCCGTTTTCTCTAAGGAGCTGGGCACAATGAAAGGAATTAAAGCCAGATTGACTCTTAGGCCTGATAGTGTCCCCAAATTCTGTCCACCACGTAACGTGCCTTATGCTCTCCGCCCTCGGGTGGAGGCAGAACTGAAACGCCTGACTGAGCTTGGGGTGATCACACCAGTGGAGCATAGTGATTGGGCTACGCCCGTGGTCCCTGTCAACAAGAAGGATGGCTCAGTGAGACTCTGTGGTGATTTCAAGGTCACTCTTAATTCGCAGCTCTGTGTGGATAAGTACCCACTTCCACGCATTGAGGACCTGTTTGCTTCTCTAGCAGGAGGTCAGCATTTCAGTAAGCTAGACTTAGAAAATGCCTACTTACAGATGGAGGTAGAAGAGGAGTCTAAGAAGCTGCTGACTATTTCGACACAAAAAGGGCTGTTCCGTTTCAATCGCTTGCCTTTTGGAGTGGCGTCTTCACCTGCATTGTTTCAGAAGGCTATGGATCAAGTGCTTCTCGGCCTACCATACACCCATTGTTATCTGGATGACATCCTCGTCAGTGGTCCAGATAAACAGACACACCTGAGAACCCTTAAGGCAGTTTTGGGCAGGCTGGAGGACTATGGCCTGCGTCTCAAACAGGAGAAGTGCCTGTTTTTCCAAGAATCGGTGGAATACCTGGGCCACATAATTGATGCGGCAGGGTTACACAAATCACCAGAAAAGGTGCGTGCCGTTATGGAAGCTCCAGCACCAGCTGATGTCAGCCAGTTACGTTCTTTTCTGGGAATGCTCAACTATTATGGACGTTTCATACCTGATTTAGCTACAGTCCTGAAACCGCTGAATGAGCTACTCAGTAAAGAGAAGAAATGGCAGTGGACATCAGCCTGCGAGTCAGCTTTCCAGAAAGCTAAAGAACGTCTGGCCTCACCAAAAATACTCACCCACTACAATCCTGAACTGCCTCTCCGTTTGGCATGTGACGCTTCACCATATGGCGTTGGAGCCGTGCTCTCACATGTCATGCCTGATGGCCAAGAACGGCCAATTGCTTTTGCTTCACGAACCCTCAGCGAAGCTGAACGAAACTATGCTCAGATCGAGAGGGAGGCGTTGGCAATTGTTTTTGGAGTGCGCAAGTTTCACCAGTATCTCCATGGTAACAAGTTCACCTTGCTCACTGATCATCGCCCACTGACCTCAATTCTGAGTCCAGTAAAAGGTACACCATCAATGGCAGCTGCGCGAATGCAGCGTTGGGCGCTCATTCTGTCAGCACATAATTTCACCTTACAGTATCGGAAGGGGGCACATCACGCCAATGCTGACGGTCTGTCACGTTTACCTCTGCCCCTTgcacagaaagagaaacagggagCAGTTGAGGTATTCTACGCATCTCAGCTGGACACATTACCAGTCAGTGTCGCCGAGATCAGACGTGACACTTTGTCTGATGTCACTTTGTCTCGTGTGCTGGAAATGGTAATAACTGGACGTTTTCCAGCAACAAAGGACACAGATCAAGAGCTGTCACCCTATCTGATGCGCAGACATGAACTCACAATACAGCAGGGATGCCTCATGTGGGGCTGGAGGGTGGTTGTGCCACCTAAGCTGCGCTCTCATGTACTGAAAGAGCTCCACACTGCACATCCAGGGATGGTGAGGATGAAGAGCTTAGCTCGCAGCTATGTTTGGTGGCCTGGCATTGATTCTCAAATTGAGCTTCAAGCTAAAGCCTGCCACTCTTGTCAGCGTGTGCAAAAAGAGCCTGGGTTAGCTCCTTTACACCCTTGGCTGTGGCCTTCCTGTCCATGGGAACGGATCCATGTGGATTTTGCGGGTCCATTTGAAAGTCACATGTACCTGGTGGTGGTAGATGCACATTCCAAGTGGCCTGAAGTGCATATTATGGATAGCACCACAGCTGGTAAAACCATACAAGTGCTACGGGGTCTCTTTAGTCGCCATGGCATTCCCCACGTCCTGGTGAGTGATAACGGACCACAGTTCTGTTCTGAGGAATTCAGGGTGTTCCTGAAAGCTAATGGAGTCAAACACATCCGCTCCGCGCCGTACCATCCTGCCACTAATGGTTTGGCTGAGCGTTTTGTGCAGACATTCAAGCATGCACTGAAAGCCTCCAGGGGTACAGCACCTGTGCAACAACGCCTTGACACGTTCCTCTTGACATATCGCAACACTCCGCATGCAACAACTAGAGAAACGCCAGCTATATTGTTCATTGGACGCAAGCTGCGCTCTCGACTGGATTTTTTGAAGCCCAGTGTGGCCGGAGCTGTGCGTCGGTCACAGGATGCGCAACAACAATGCCGACAGCAACACTCCAGGGACAGACGGTTCACTGTTGGCGAGCCTGTCCTGGTGCGCGATTATAGGAAGGGAGAGGACAAGTGGACGCACGGTGTCGTACTGGAGAAGACTGGGCCAGTGTCATACAAGGTGAATGTGGGAGCCCAAGGGGTGTGGAAACGTCATGTGGATCAGATGCTGACACGACCTGAGTCAGTATCTCAGCAGGTCACAGTGGATCCTCCGACAAGCTCTCAGATGTCACCAGCCCAGAGTGGTAGTGACACCATGCTTTACCCTTGTACAACTCTGCAGGAAGAGACTGTTGAACAAGTTATGGGGACCACCGTACCTCCAGATACACCCCAGTCTCTTAAATCATCACCGACTGACTGTACACAGGTTACAGAGCCTGTAAGACGTTACCCAGTGAGAGTCACCAAGCCACCCGCTCGTTATTGTGATGGGTGA